GTGCACGGCCACCGCACGGCCGTCCGGCAGCGGTGCGAACCAGGCGGCGCCCGGTCGCCACAGCGCGCCGCCGAACTCCTCCGCACGGGGCGCCACCGTCCGGGCCGGCCCGCCGTCCAGCGGCACCAGCCGCAGGTTCCACCAGCCGTCCGGATCGGCCACCGCCCACAGGGTGTCCGCGTCCCGCCACTCCGCCTGGACCACCGAGCAGTCCGGGCCGCCTGCCACCACCCGGGGAGCACCCGGACCGGTCAGGGCGGCGACGCACAGCTCCGTGCCGTCCCACGGCATCGCGGGGTGGTTCCAGCCGATCCACGACAGGTGCCGCCCGTCCGGGGACATTCGCGGGCAGGCCAGGAAGTCGTAGCCGTCGGCCAGCACGCGCACCCGGGCCGGGTCGTCGACGGCCGAGCCGTCCAGCGGCACCGCCACCAGGGCGCGCCGCACCTCGCGCGGGCCCGCTCCGATGCTCTCGCGCACGCACCAGACCTCGGCGCGGCCGGGCGGCGCGTACAGGTCGCCGTAGCGCACCGCGGGACCGCCCGCCGCGTCCGGGACGGCGGCTGTCAGCGGGCGCGGCGGCGTGCCGGGGACGGCCAGCAGCAGGCGCTGGTCGTGCCAGTCGACGAAGACCAGCGCGGACGCGGGGCCGGCCGGATCGCCCGCCGGCTCGTCCGCCGGCAGGGCCACCGGCCGCCAGGCACGGCCGCCGTACTCGTGCAGCCGACTGCGGGCGTTGAACCCGTCCGGCAGCAGGTCCTGCACCGTGCCGTCGGGGGAGCGACGCACCACGCAGCGGCGGCCGCCCTCCAGCGGGCGGGGCTCGTCCCACCAGACGGCGAGGCCGGAGGGCTCGGGGACGAGTTCCGCCCAGCCGGGGACGCCGTCCTCGCGGGCCACGTCCTCGGCGTCGATCGGGGAGGGCCAGGCGCCCGGGGCGGGGCGGCCGGGAACTGCTGAAGTCATGGGTCACCAATGCTCGTCGGGGAGCTGCTCGTTCGTGGCGTGCTCGTGCGCGGGGTGCCCGGCGCCGCGGGCGGGGAACGGGACGGGTCAGCCGTCGGGGAAGCGGTCCAGCAGGCGGTCGGCCTCCTCCCGGCGCTCCAGCCGGCGCAGCGCGCCCTTGGAACGGGCGGCCGCCGCCGTCACCAGGGCGTGCCCGAGGGCCACCAACGCGGTCGGCGAGTCGGCGAAGGAGGGGCCGCCCGTGGCCGCGGTCAACGTCCGGTCGGCGAGCGGGGCGACCGGCGAGCCGTGTCCGTCCACCACGGCCGTCAGCGGCACGCCGCGGTGGCGCAGCGCCCGAGCGGCCCGCAGGGTCCAGCGGTCGTAGCGGCGCACCGAGTAGACGACCGCCACGTCCTGGGGGCCCGCGTCGGTCAGTGCCTCCACCGCGCGGTCGGTGCCGCCGTCCAGCAGGACGACCCGGCCGAGGACGCTCCCCAGGTCGGCCGCCAGCAGGTGGGCCAGTCCGCGGCTGCGGCCCGTGCCCAGGACGAAGCGCTGGCGGGCCGTCAGCAGGGAGCGTGCGGCGGCGTCCAGCGTGCCGTCGTCGGCGGCCCCGTCCAGGGTGGCGGCGACGTTCGCGGCCTCCCGTTCGGCCATCCGCCGGGTCAGGCCGGGGAGTTGGGCCGGACGCAGCCGGGCTCGGAACCGCTCCTGCGGGGCGGTCAGTTCCCCGTCCAGCCGTTCGGCGACCCTGGCCTGCAGCTCGCCCAGGTCGCGGAACCCGGCCGCGCACACCAGCCGGTGCAGGTCGCCGCCCCCGGCGCCGGCCTCGGCCAGCAGCTCGGTCGGCGGGCGCAGCGCCGAGTCGGGCCAGTCGGCGAGCATGACCCGGGCCAACCGTTCCTCGGTTCCGCCGAGTTCGTTCGCGGCGTCGGCCAGCGTCGCGGCCGGCTCGGACCAGGCGGAGGCGTAGCCGGTGGCCGTCATCGGCTGCTCCTGGTGGGCGGGGTCGGGCGGAGGGTGGGGTTCACGGCGTACTCCCTGGTGGCGAGGCGGAGCGGGACCGGTAGCGTGCTGGGCACCCGGCCGCGGCGGACGGCGGGAGTCCGATCGGACGGGACGGGACGGGACAGGGGAGACGGTGGGACCGGGACGGTACGCGGCGGACGACGGGACGGGGGTCGCCGACCCGCGCGAGGACGGCGCGGCGGCGCGCCTCGGCGAGCGGCTGCACGCGGCCCGGGCCCGCCTGCAGCTCACCCTGGACGGGGTGGCGCAGCGCAGCGGTCTGTCGCGCAGCTTCCTCAGCCGCCTGGAGGCCGGGGATGCGAACCCCACGCTGCGGACCCTGGAAAGGATCGCCGAGGCGGTGCAGACGCCGCTGTCGGTGCTGCTGGGCGGTGGCCCCGCGGCCGCCCGGCCGCCCGGGCCGCCGTTCCCGTCCTCCGCGGTGGTGCACCGTCCGCGCCGTGAGCCCCGGGAGTGGTCGCCCGGGGAGGGGCGGACCTTCCCGCTGACCCCGGTCGGGGCGCGCCGGTTCGAGGCGGTGCTCGCCGAGGGCACCCCGGCCCACCACGCCTTCACCACGTCCCATCCGGGTCAGGAGCTGTGCGTGGTGCTCGCCGGCCGGATCGCCGCCGAGGTCGGCGGCGAACGCTTCGAGCTGGAGGCCGGCGAGGCGCTGCACTACGACGCAGGCGTCGCGCACCGCCTGACCGCGCTGGACCCGAAGGGCCGCTACCTGCTCGTGGTGGCGGGGCCGGGGACCGCCGCCGCGGCCGACCCGCGGCGGCGTTGAGACGCGGCTGACCCGCGGCGGCCGCGGGACGCGGCCCGGCCCGACGGCCGGTCGACGTCCCCGGCCCGCCCGCGCCGGTCTGCCGCACTGCACGGGAAGCTCCACGTCCGCCACGGTACGAGCCGCGCCGCTGCCCGGGCGATCGACGAATCGTCGAGCCCCGGGCGCGGGCCCGCGACATCCGGTCCAGTGCGGCGGCGCGTCAGTGCGCCGCCGCGGCCTCGGTGGCCACCACCCGGCGCGCCCGCGGGTGCAGGCAGGCGTGCCGGTGCGCGTCCTCGGCCGGGAGCGCGGTGAGCACCGGCCGTTGGTCGGTGCACCCGGCGGTCGCGAACGGGCAGCGCGGCGCGAACAGGCACCCCGGGATGGCGGCCCGTTCGTCCAGGGCGGCGAGCGGCACCAGCCGGTCGGGACCGGGCTCCTCCAGGCCGCGCAGCACCGGGATCGCCGACAGCAGGCACTGCGTGTAGGGGTGCACGGGCCGCTGGACGACGGAGTCGGTGGGACCGCGTTCGATGACCTGGCCGCGGTAGATGACGTGCAGTTCGCCGCCCTCGCCGAGGTAGCGGGCGGTGGCCACGTCGTGGGTGATGAACAGCAGGGAGAGGCCGAGGCGCTCGCGCAGGTCCCGCAGCAGGGACAGGACGCCCAGCCGCATCGACACGTCGATCATCGACACCGACTCGTCCGCCACCAGCGCCTCCGGGTCGACGGTCAGCGCCCGGGCGATGACGACCCGTTGGCGCTGTCCGCCGGAGAGCTGGTGCGGGTACTTGGCCAGCACGCCGGCCCGCAGGCCGACCAGTTCCAGCAGTTCGGCGGCGCGCTCGCGCTGCTGGGCGCGGGTGGCGCCGGTCTCCCGGGCGCGCATCCGCAGCGGGTCGCCGAGGATCTGGCCGACGTCCCGGGTCGGGTTGAGTGCCGAGTACGGGTCCTGGTGGATCATCTGGATCCGCCGGAAGTAGGGGGCGCGCCGACGCGCCGTCAGCTTCGACAGGTCCGTTCCGTCGACGAGCAGTTCGCCGTCGTCGAAGGTCTCCAGCCCGGTGAGGATCTTGCCCAGGGTGGTCTTGCCGCAGCCGGACTCGCCGATGAAGGAGACGGCGCCGCCCCTGGGCAGGGTGAAGTCGACGCCGCGCAGGGCGTGCACCGTGCGGGTGCCGGTGAAGGCGCCGCGGGTGGTGTAGGTGCGGGTGATGTTCCTGGCCTCGATCACGGCCGTCCTCCTGTCGGGTCGTCGTGGGCCCGGGGCGCGGGCACGGCGGCGGCCGCGGGGGCCCGGTCCACCGGCTCCGCGTGGCAGGCCCGGAACCGGCCGGGGGCCCACTCGGCCAGTACGGGGTCGCTCTCCTCGCACACCGGCATCGCCAGCGGGCAGCGGTCCCGGAAGACGCAGCCCCGCCGGGCGAGGGTGGTGAGGTCCGGCGGCTGCCCGGGCAGCGCCCGGGCCAGGCCGGTGTCGCCGACGATGCGGGCGGTGGCGCCGATCAGGGCCCGCGTGTACGGGTGCGAGGGCCGCCGGAGCAGTTCCCCGGCGGGGCCGTGCTCCACGATCCGCCCGCCGTACATCACCGCGAGCCGGTCGGCGACCTCGGAGACCACCCCCATGTCGTGGGTGACCACGAGGGTGGCGAGCGCGTTCTCGCGGTGCACGCTGCGCACGATGTCGAGCACCGCGGCCTGGGAGATCATGTCGAGCGCGGTGGTCGGCTCGTCCAGGACCAGCACCTTGGCGTTGAGGACCAGCGCGAGGACGATGCCCACGCGCTGCCGCATGCCGCCGGACAGCTCGTGCTGGTAGGAGTCCAGCACCCGGTCGGCGTCCAGGCCCATCCGCTCGCACAGGTCCTTGGCCCGGCGAACCAGGCCGCGAAGGTCCTCGACCTCATGGGAGCGGCCGAGGTCCAGCAGTTGCTTCCCGACCGTCTTCAGCGGGTTGAGCGAGTTCTGCGACGCCTGGAACACGTAGCCGAGCGCGCCGCCCCGGGTGCTGCGCAGCCGTCGCCCGGTCAGCCGGGTGACGTCGCCGACGCCCGCCACCTCGACGCTCCCGGCGGTGATCCGGCCCGGGGCGGGGACGGCGTTGAGCAGGGACAGCGCCAGAGTGGACTTGCCGGAGCCGGACTCGCCGACCAGGCCGGTGATCTCGCCGGCCCGCAGGTCGAGCGAGGCGCGCGAGACGGCGGGCAGGTCGCCGTGGTCGGTGCGGTAGACGACGGTCAGGTCACGGATCGTGACCTCGGCCGGTCGGGCCCCGGCCGTCGTGGACGCGTCGTGGGAGGGCGTCGGATTGGTCATGACCGCTCCCGCAGTCTCGGGTTGAACAGTTCGTCGACGGCGTCCATGAACAGGACGATGCCGAGGGTGATGAGCAGGATGCAGGTCAGCGGCGCCAGCAGGTACGTCAGTGCCTCCGGGCTGCTCATCACGCCGCCGGAGAAGACCGCCTGGTTGAGCATCACTCCCCAGTTCTCGCTGGAGAACGGCACGACGCCGAGGAAGAACAGCGCGACCTCGGCCCCGATGAAGCCGATCACCGACAGCAGCAGGTTCATCGCCACGTAGGGTGCGATGTTCGGCAGCAACTCGCGCAGCAGGATGTGCCGTTGTGACAGGCCCAGGCCGCGGGCGGCCTCCAGGAACCCGCGCTCGCGCAGCGACAGGGTCTGTGCGCGCACCGCGCGGGCGATGCCGCCCCAGCCGGTGGCGCCCAGCACCAGGCCCATCTGGAACGCGCTGGTGAAGCTCCACAGCGTGGACAGCACGATCAGCAGCGGCAGACCGGGCAGGGTGAGGACGAAGTCGGTCACCCGCATCAGGCCGGAGTCCGCGAGCCCGCGCCGGAAGCCCGCGACCAGGCCCACCAGGGTGCCGACGGCGGCGGCGACCAGGGCCGCGACCGCCGCGGTGAGCAGCACGTAGCGGGCGCCGACCACCACCTCCTGGAGCACGTCGGAGCCGGCGAAGTCGGTGCCGAGCCAGTGCTCGGCGCTGGGCGGGGCGTAGACGGCTTCCGGGTCGACGGCGATCGTCCCGGGGTACAGCAGTGGCCCGAAGGCGGCCATCAGGGCGAACAGCGTGATGATGCCCAGTCCGACGACCCGGCCGGGGCGCCGGGTCAGCACCCGCAGGGTCCGGGTGCGGCGGGAGGAGGGGCGCGGGGCGGCGGGGGCCGGAGGGAAGGTCACGGTCATCGCCTCACCCGGGGGTCGATCACCGAGTACAGCATCTCGGCGAGGATGTTCGCGACCACGATGGTCACCGTGATCAGCAGGAAGGCGCCGCCCATCAGCGGGTAGTCCCGGTTGCCGATGCTCTTCAGCAGCAGGTTGCCGAGGCCCGGGTAGTCGAAGACGTCCTCGATGAGCACCGACCCGGCGAACATGTGGCCGACCGAGAGGGCGAGCGTGGTGAACAGCGGCAGCACGGCGTTACGGCCGACGTAGCGCATCCGGGTGGCCGGGGCGATGCCGCGCAGCTCGGCGGCGAGGATGAAGTCGTCGCCGAGGACGGAGGCCACGCTGGACTTCATGGTCAGCAGCCAGCCGCCGTAGGCGAGCAGCGCGTAGGTGGCCACCGGCAGCACGGCGTGGGTGGCGACCGAGCCCAGGTACTCGGGGGTGAAGCCGGGGGCGATGGTCACGTCGCTGGTGTCGCCGTAGGGCAGCACGTTCCACAGGGTGTGGAACAGGAACGCCAGCAGCAGGGCCAGCACGAAGGACGGCACGCCCGCCATCAGCGAGCCGGACAGCGACAGCAGGCCCCCGCTGCGGGAGTTGCGCCGCACGGCGGCGACCACACCGGCGGTGCAGCCGACCAGGAAGCTGAGCACCAGTCCGGACAGCACCGGCAGCACCGTCCAGGGCACGGCCGCGCGGATCACGTCCGCGACCGGGACGCCGCTGTAGGAGATGGACACCCCCAGGTTGCCGTGGAGCAACTGGCCCAGGTAGCCCAGGTACTGGTCCGGCAAGGGCTCGTGCGAGGTGAACCCGTACACCACGGCGACCTTGGCCCTGGCCAGTTCGGGCGGCATGCCGCCCAGCACGTACGACTCGTAGGCGGCGTCGCCGGGGTTGCCCGGGAGTGCGTGGACGAGGAAGAAGGTGAAGGTGGCGACGGTGAACACCATCGCCAGGCCGGCGGCCAGCTTGGCCGCGAGCCGGAGGAGGAAGCCCTTCATCCGGCGCTACTTCTTCCTGGGCTGGACGTAGCCCTGCATCATCCACACGCCGGGCGAGTTGCTCAGCAGGCCGTCCTGACCGGACTTCGGGAAGTTGGTGAACCGCTTGTCGTTCACGAACTGGACGTTGGTGTAGTCCCAGATCTGGATGACCGGCACCTGCTGGTTGGAGAGCCGGGCCAGCTGCTGGACGACCTCCTTCTGCTCCGCGGGCTTGAGGACGGTCAGCCGGGCGGTCAGCTCACCGGGGTTGACGGTGGCGCCGTCGAGGGCGAAGGAGGTCGGGGTGTTGAGCCAGTTGCCCGAGCCCTGGCCGGACTTGTGGGTGACGGTCGCGCCGATCGCGGTGAAGCCGTCGTCCGCGCCGTAGAGGCGCTGGAAGGCCGCGTCGGTGCCGGGGCCCAGGGCCGTCAGCCAGAAGCCGACCGGATACTTGCCGTCCGCCATCTCCTTCTTGTAGGTGCTGAAGTCGGCGGTCAGCGCGGTCTTGGTCGGAATGCCGAAGGCGGTCAGCTGGTTGGCGACGACGGTGCCGCCGGCGATCCAGTCGCTGAAGCCGTTGACGGTCTGCAGCGTGATGGTCCACGGCGTGCCGTCGGGCAGATGCCAGGCGCCGTCCTTCTTGGTGAGCCCGGCCCGCTGGAGGAGTTCGGCGGCCTTGGCCTCGTCGTGCCGGTACGGGTCGAGCGCGGCCTGCTGCTCGGAGGTGAGCCACTTCTCGGCGACCTTGTCGATCAGGCCGGTGGTGGCCTTCGACGCCGTGCCGCCGGCCGGCTGGCCGACCTTGGTGACGGCTTCGCGGTCGATGACGTGCGCGAGGGCCTGGCGGACCTCCACCTTGTCGAACGGGGCGACGCTCTGGTTGAAGGCCAGCGCCGCGTCCACGTAGTTGATGGCGTCGACGCGCTGGTTGCCCGCCTTCAGGATGCGCTGGAGCACGTTGTCGGGGATGGCGGTGAACGGCGCGGCGTCCAGCTCGCCGTTGGTCATGTAGCTCCAGATCTGGTCGTTGCCGGTGTAGTTGCGCACGACCACCTGCTTGGGGCCGATCCTGTCCGCGGCGAAGAAGTGCGGGTTGCGGTCGAGCACCGCGGAGCCCGGATTGACCCGGGTGATGACGAACGGCCCGGCCGAGACGTCCTTGGCGGGGGCGAACGCGGAGACCTTCTTGCCGATCTCGTTGAGCTTGTCGACGGCTGCCTTCGCCGCATCGGCCTGCGCCGGGTCGGCGCTCTGGCTGGCGTGGATCACCTCCCAGACGTCGGCGGGCAGCAGGGAGCCGTACACCGAGGCGGGGACGATCTTCTGGGTGAGCACCAGGCGCGGGAACTGGATGTTCCTCGCCCCGGGCACCTGGCTGATCTCGTAGGTGTGCGGCGCGGTCTCCTTGACCTCCGCGACGTCCAGGCCCTGGGTGAGCAGGCCGGCCCCGATGGTGGCCGAGCCCTGGGTGAGCGCGATGGCCAGCGACGCCCTGACGTCCTCGACGGTGACGGGCGCGCCGTCGGACCACTTGGCGTCGGGCTCCAGCTCGACCGTGATCGAGGTGTCGGTGGTCTTCCAGCTCCTGGCCAGGCCCGGGAAGAAGTCGTTCGGGTCCTGCGGGTTCTTCTTGGTGAAGCCCAACTGCATGGTGTCGTAGCCGAGGAAGGTGTTGCCGGCGGCGTTGAACGGGTTCATCGGGGCGCCGGCCGAGATCGGGTGGTTGCCGTCGATGGTGGTGAACGTTCCGCCCCCGGCGGAGTCCGAGGACCCCGCGCCGGGGGAGCAGGCCGCGGTCCCGCCGAGCAGGAGGGCGGCCGCGAGGGGGAGGACTGCGCGTCTGGCGTTCTTCATGGGAGCGGGACTCCGATCAACCGGTGCGTGAGGGCGCAGCTGCAGTGCGCCGACCGTAGGAGCCGTGACCCGCTTTCGTCAATGAGTTACGCGGAAGGTTTGACGTTCGTAACTCGATGACTCGCTTGGAGCTGGGGGTTGTTGACGCCCCGACAGGTACAAAGCAACCAAAGCGGCGGGAGGCGATGTTGCAAAACAACGTAACGGGCACGACGATGGCAGAAACCGAGAGGACACCCGATGACCCCGAGCCGTTCCGTCCGCGTCGTGTCGCCCACCGAGCGGCGCAACCCCCGCACCCTGGGCATCGACCGGGCCGACCCGCTCGACGTCCTGCGGCTGCTCAACGCCGAGGACGCCCTCGTCCCCGCAGCCGTGGCCGAGGTGCTGCCCCGGCTCGCGGCCGTGGTGGAGGCCACGGCCGAACGGCTGCGCGGCGGCGGCCGGTTGCACTACTTCGGCGCGGGCACCTCCGGACGCACCGCCGTGGT
The DNA window shown above is from Streptomyces sp. TLI_171 and carries:
- a CDS encoding ABC transporter substrate-binding protein — its product is MKNARRAVLPLAAALLLGGTAACSPGAGSSDSAGGGTFTTIDGNHPISAGAPMNPFNAAGNTFLGYDTMQLGFTKKNPQDPNDFFPGLARSWKTTDTSITVELEPDAKWSDGAPVTVEDVRASLAIALTQGSATIGAGLLTQGLDVAEVKETAPHTYEISQVPGARNIQFPRLVLTQKIVPASVYGSLLPADVWEVIHASQSADPAQADAAKAAVDKLNEIGKKVSAFAPAKDVSAGPFVITRVNPGSAVLDRNPHFFAADRIGPKQVVVRNYTGNDQIWSYMTNGELDAAPFTAIPDNVLQRILKAGNQRVDAINYVDAALAFNQSVAPFDKVEVRQALAHVIDREAVTKVGQPAGGTASKATTGLIDKVAEKWLTSEQQAALDPYRHDEAKAAELLQRAGLTKKDGAWHLPDGTPWTITLQTVNGFSDWIAGGTVVANQLTAFGIPTKTALTADFSTYKKEMADGKYPVGFWLTALGPGTDAAFQRLYGADDGFTAIGATVTHKSGQGSGNWLNTPTSFALDGATVNPGELTARLTVLKPAEQKEVVQQLARLSNQQVPVIQIWDYTNVQFVNDKRFTNFPKSGQDGLLSNSPGVWMMQGYVQPRKK
- a CDS encoding ABC transporter ATP-binding protein, giving the protein MTNPTPSHDASTTAGARPAEVTIRDLTVVYRTDHGDLPAVSRASLDLRAGEITGLVGESGSGKSTLALSLLNAVPAPGRITAGSVEVAGVGDVTRLTGRRLRSTRGGALGYVFQASQNSLNPLKTVGKQLLDLGRSHEVEDLRGLVRRAKDLCERMGLDADRVLDSYQHELSGGMRQRVGIVLALVLNAKVLVLDEPTTALDMISQAAVLDIVRSVHRENALATLVVTHDMGVVSEVADRLAVMYGGRIVEHGPAGELLRRPSHPYTRALIGATARIVGDTGLARALPGQPPDLTTLARRGCVFRDRCPLAMPVCEESDPVLAEWAPGRFRACHAEPVDRAPAAAAVPAPRAHDDPTGGRP
- a CDS encoding ABC transporter ATP-binding protein, encoding MIEARNITRTYTTRGAFTGTRTVHALRGVDFTLPRGGAVSFIGESGCGKTTLGKILTGLETFDDGELLVDGTDLSKLTARRRAPYFRRIQMIHQDPYSALNPTRDVGQILGDPLRMRARETGATRAQQRERAAELLELVGLRAGVLAKYPHQLSGGQRQRVVIARALTVDPEALVADESVSMIDVSMRLGVLSLLRDLRERLGLSLLFITHDVATARYLGEGGELHVIYRGQVIERGPTDSVVQRPVHPYTQCLLSAIPVLRGLEEPGPDRLVPLAALDERAAIPGCLFAPRCPFATAGCTDQRPVLTALPAEDAHRHACLHPRARRVVATEAAAAH
- a CDS encoding MurR/RpiR family transcriptional regulator; the encoded protein is MTATGYASAWSEPAATLADAANELGGTEERLARVMLADWPDSALRPPTELLAEAGAGGGDLHRLVCAAGFRDLGELQARVAERLDGELTAPQERFRARLRPAQLPGLTRRMAEREAANVAATLDGAADDGTLDAAARSLLTARQRFVLGTGRSRGLAHLLAADLGSVLGRVVLLDGGTDRAVEALTDAGPQDVAVVYSVRRYDRWTLRAARALRHRGVPLTAVVDGHGSPVAPLADRTLTAATGGPSFADSPTALVALGHALVTAAAARSKGALRRLERREEADRLLDRFPDG
- a CDS encoding ABC transporter permease is translated as MKGFLLRLAAKLAAGLAMVFTVATFTFFLVHALPGNPGDAAYESYVLGGMPPELARAKVAVVYGFTSHEPLPDQYLGYLGQLLHGNLGVSISYSGVPVADVIRAAVPWTVLPVLSGLVLSFLVGCTAGVVAAVRRNSRSGGLLSLSGSLMAGVPSFVLALLLAFLFHTLWNVLPYGDTSDVTIAPGFTPEYLGSVATHAVLPVATYALLAYGGWLLTMKSSVASVLGDDFILAAELRGIAPATRMRYVGRNAVLPLFTTLALSVGHMFAGSVLIEDVFDYPGLGNLLLKSIGNRDYPLMGGAFLLITVTIVVANILAEMLYSVIDPRVRR
- a CDS encoding ABC transporter permease encodes the protein MTFPPAPAAPRPSSRRTRTLRVLTRRPGRVVGLGIITLFALMAAFGPLLYPGTIAVDPEAVYAPPSAEHWLGTDFAGSDVLQEVVVGARYVLLTAAVAALVAAAVGTLVGLVAGFRRGLADSGLMRVTDFVLTLPGLPLLIVLSTLWSFTSAFQMGLVLGATGWGGIARAVRAQTLSLRERGFLEAARGLGLSQRHILLRELLPNIAPYVAMNLLLSVIGFIGAEVALFFLGVVPFSSENWGVMLNQAVFSGGVMSSPEALTYLLAPLTCILLITLGIVLFMDAVDELFNPRLRERS
- a CDS encoding helix-turn-helix domain-containing protein; the encoded protein is MGPGRYAADDGTGVADPREDGAAARLGERLHAARARLQLTLDGVAQRSGLSRSFLSRLEAGDANPTLRTLERIAEAVQTPLSVLLGGGPAAARPPGPPFPSSAVVHRPRREPREWSPGEGRTFPLTPVGARRFEAVLAEGTPAHHAFTTSHPGQELCVVLAGRIAAEVGGERFELEAGEALHYDAGVAHRLTALDPKGRYLLVVAGPGTAAAADPRRR